The nucleotide sequence ATTATGACATACttaaaagtatatttaaatCGATGGGccttaaaattaatttaagaTTGCATATTATTGCATATAACATCGATTAAATCAAATTTAAGTATACATACTGCATATGCATTAGTATGTAACTTTACACAAAAacattttccatatttattaataatatagacttaaaaaaaattataaaataaaattaatattatttattaaattatccattaaaaaatatgttcataatatttattctgAACATTTTAAATCCATCCAAATTTAGTTTCTTGTCTTTCTATAAATTCAATCAGATCGAACtagctttttttatagctCGTTATGATCGGAAAGCTATTACAACTGTTTGGTTTCATATGATATATGCATGTCTTGTTCAGGCAATAATCACTTTCTATTATTGCCCATACCATTgttgtataaaatatggttCGTTGGAAAACCTggattattttcaattacACTTTTATTCATGGAAGTAATTACATCGTTCATCTCAACATCATTCATCTCAACGTCATTCATCTTAGCATCATTCATGCCAggattattcatttttaattttgcaGTTCTTGggttatttaaatattctgaTGCCGTAACTTTGTAATGACTAAACGgattaaatttgtttatgcTACCCTGGTTAGATTTCATAGAAATACTTTGTATatcatctttatttatcgtaggaaatgtttttttatttaaagaatAAGCTTCGATtgcttctttatttttttgctcTATAAAATCTGTATTATCTTTTTCAATATCTACAATAGTtctattcatataatttctttGGATATCTggattattactattattaaaatttgatgGCTGTATGTTATGTTCAGTTAATATTGTTCTTGATATTGAAGCTGGAGTTGTTGCATTTTCTACATTCCCATTATGTAGCTGTTCCAGCTgtgctttttttaaattcgtTATATGAAgtgcataaaaaattataaaaagaaacGTTCCGAATAATCTagttattaaaaagaatCTATGAAATCCGGGATCcccaaaatatatttgtccAGGATGTGTAAATTTAGATATTTCTATTGAAGCTATAacaattacaaaaaaacatgaaaaGATCAATAAACTATATGAAACAAATGCAAcagaaaaatatgtacaaataaatgtagcacatattaatacaaaacttgtttttttataaaaaatacaaatggTTTCATAGGCATACATAAACAGGtatagaatataaaatgaataaaaggCTATGGAAATGAAAACCCTCATAAACTTTGGATTCGTttcttccatttttattacaatgATATtgacaaatttatatatgctacAAGAAGTTTACACCGTTTGTATAGGTAGGGGTATAAGTATTGGTGTGTGCAACCTCGAAAGCCGATTAGGGAcactatttatttaaaattgtaaatatccaaacaaataaatatatacatacatggtattttattaacaattttaactcagtaaaaatttacatttttcgatttccaaaacaacaaaaaagagaggaaaaaaaaaatatataattttttataattttattaaaacatgtacattcatatatatatatatatatatatatatatatatatatatatggacaactgaataaataaaacaaaaagttggtgttaaaaataaattatatcattttttaacttatttttatttgctgaaaaataaactaataacaatacattatttttttgtgattatttattttattacttttttttttaactctTTATGGTTGTCTAATAAGCATGCATGCTCATAAAATTGTctacaaatatatgaacagttcataaaaaaaaatcgaaatgACTATTAAATagattattaatattttaagcATATGTTTGGAAAAAACGAATTAAGATTGAATACAGTTgatattgatatatatgtagCCAAACTGTAGGACTcgaaagtaaaaatatattgtaattttatttgttttttatactaAGCAAATGAgtccatatatatatgaacatTTTAAGGGAACAATCTATTTcttatgaaataaaaaaatggtatgtatatatatatatataataaagattgttacagaataaaatatttttatttctatttaaTATCATGGTTATAgctatttacatatatattcgtAAATGTATAATAGGGGATGGGTGTGTATATGATCTTGAGGTAgagaaattataaataattatatggtttccatattttgtttCACCATTCGAACAGTTCGGATGTCgaagtatatattatgcacAAGACATGCAATTGTGAGGGTTATTCatgtgaatatatatttttttttctttatttgatCGTAGTTTAATTCagtatattattacattttttatatcaacaaataatttttttttttaattttttgcgtatatgttgtatataaaataggGAAGTGATATTCcaatttatgttttaaatttaagtTGTTACATTGTGctgtcatttttttttacctaATTAcaacattatttataaaaataaaaaaatacaataagTTTATTACTTTGCTAGTGGTACAACTTTGCAACAATGTGCTGCATACTAAGCATGTGTATGCtcttataatatgtatgacaaatgaatatattatagatatttgggaataatttaattcgaaggaataaagaaaaaatatcacTATCAATccatatgttttatatatttatttatacaaattttcaTCCTAATAGCTTGAAAATTGATTgatcatataatatttacatgtattaatttttttattcaactcacttaaaaaaaaaaaaaaaaaaaaaaaaaaatatgaacaagcTAGCTACAAAACCAATATACCGATTGGGAGATTGgagaaaatgaatttttataaaaaatagaattattcttttaaaaatataagtatgacatttttctttctaAAATAGATATAGCAcaatatgaagaaaaaaaaaataactattttaaagaatttcataaatttataagcaCTTAAGTGATACTCTTAATTTCAATTTTGCTGTgccaaaatttttaaacataaatatgtaaagagatatttatatgtatgcataaatatttgataGATTGgatgtttttttcatattttttcatgcttttttcaattgatgcttaaaatatcatttattcaaaacaaaggacataaaaaatactatcactttaatataattaaaaaaatattacaagcgaaaaaaaaaaaatttgagtAAACATATcctttgtatatataggcAGGAACTACTATCGATtgtatttaatttgtataatattagAACAAATACAAgagtgaaaataaatttagtCATGATGATAGTAAGCATAGCATaagtttaataaaaagagtTGAAACaacaagaaaaataaataaaaaaacaaaaaattaccTTACCATACAGCAATAGTAATAACATGACAAAGGAAGGTACGAAGAAAACTGATTTGtccaatataaataaaaaggggGACCGaattagtaaaaaaaaaatacacaaacagaaaaagaaaaagaaaaatgacAATAAGAACAAAGAACAGGTTagacaatttttaaaaaacaaagaacTCATTGTAAATGATtccaataaaaataatgattatttaaaaaaaaataaaaatgaaaatgaaagtaGTTCATTAGGTATACATCATCAGGGGAAATATTATGatgatgaaatatatggaaatatagatttagaaaaaaataaacaaaaatataaaaagaaaaaaaaaatcgaaggAACACCAGAAGATATAGTTAATGCATCTTTATTTCGATacataaatgaatatatgtatacaaaTAGTAGTgaaattgttaaaaaaaaattaaatgaaacaaaaaatatttttaatatatatcattccgggtataataaacaaaaaaaaaaatggccTAAAAACCCTGtagatataattataaaatatttaaaaaaaaattatacaaaaaattcaaaGATAGCAGATTTAGGATGTGGTGAAGCTCAAATAGCTCAAACTTTTACAGACTGGTCTATAACTTCCTTTGATTTAattcaatataataaatatgtaactGTTTGTAATATAACCCAATTACCTCTTGAAAATGATTCTTACGattgttttgttttatgTTTAAGTCTTATGAATACTGACTGgccaaaaattatatatgaggCTGTCCGTTGTCTAAAAAAAGGGTAATCCACGATTCCACATGATTAATCATTGCATAGTTGGGAATGCTCTGTTTTATTCAATTGTGTGTGCGCCCTTGTAAACCTATCTTGCATTAgttcatttttgttttattttgtttccGTTTAGAGCAACTTTGATAATAGCGGATGTCGTTAGCAGATTTACCAACTACAAgggttttttaaaatttatgcaTGGCGTCGGATTTTCCCTTCACAACAAGGTAATACATTTAATTTGGATGTAATATCCTAATTTTGTcacgtttttttttctactttttcatatgttttattgCCTTCCCTTTGCAGATAAATTTAGACGACTTTTTTCATGTgctattttttgaaaatgaaaaaaaaaaagataaattgCCATTTGTAGTGACTGACAAAATGGTTAGCAGTACTTCAAAATTGTTATCTCCATGTATTTACAAAAGGagatgaaaatttttttgaaatattttatactaAGTTAAAATGGTTAAGCAAATCGTGaattgtaatatttttcgttTCATTAGAaaatctatttttatattctattcgtatatttttaaaagcttgatataatttattatgaaatatattatatttattattttgattatcatctaaataattataaaaatctGTAGGtagtttaattttttttttttcgtcgctttttaaatttattataactcTATTTGAAGCCCCAATTAAatcacaattttttaattttctcgataaatgtaaatcggtattatcataataggtatcaatattatttacctTAAGAATGGTATATAACCAAATAGTTAAAACATACTCCATATCATTACTATTTAGTGTGTTGTAAAGTGCGTCTTCcttttcttcttcatcattATGTACCGAATCTGGAGACACTGTTTGGTCATCTGAAATTGGCGGATCATGTATTTTACTAAAacctttttcatttatttcattttttagcttgttcactatttttttaacctTTTCAGATGAATATTTACTTTTCTGATTTGTTTGAATTAGGTAGACAGAGAATGGAGCAATTGGACTTGGCAATTTGATTCCATCGtcatcataaaaattatcaattaaaaaataaagaagtcTATTTATTCCAATACCATATGAacccatatatatatattttttttcatttcttttatttaaaaaatggatatctaatttttttgaataatagTCACCTAATTTAAATGTATGTGCACCTTCTTTAAATTTCCCATCTCTACATAGAATTTGATATTCATGGCTTTCTAATGCATtcattttatctttttttcgtttttttataatattatattttaatcctaatttattaaaaatattattataacattctttatatatttcataaatttcATTCATGCATTTTTCATTGGTATGAAAAGAATAACCATCCTTCATTAAGAACTCTttacttttaaataaacttttttctaatctcttttcatttctaaacttataattatattggtgtattaataatggaaaatgtttttctgttgcatttaaattatatatttcattgaTTAGAGTTAATGCACTTTCTTCACAGGTTGGACTTAATATATTACCATCATCTTcgaatttcttttttacaCTTTCTCCTATATCTGTATCAACTTTTTGttgtttttgtttatatacatataaaaattcttCACTATATAATTTAGATCGATCTGAAATATTCCACAACCTTTTTGGTTGCaatatacttaaaaaaacggaatgtgaatttattttttctaaataattatttataaaatctttaattttatttattactcTTAATCCTAAAGgtaacatattatataatccATTTATCTCTTTAATATAGTTAGCTCTAAATAATAGTTCACTAGCTTTATCTCCATTCTGTTTTACATTATCATTAAATATTCgattaaatatgtatttattacCTTCATAGGATTTGTTTCGAAAACAGTTTAACTCGTTTCGTCGGTCGTTTAATGATCTATTCTCATTatcatttctttttgtCTTGTTGTGAATTTTATCAATGGTTAGTCCTCTTTCGTCTACCTTGGTCCTTGCGAATTTGGTTTCCCCTATTTTCCATGCAGAgcttataaaaaagtttttttttattttttcgatttttatacaattcGCTATAAAGAGGATATAATTCACAATAGTTactaaaacaaatattttaaataacattataaataaatttcatgttttcttttttttttttttttaaccaTAACAATTGTTTTGGAGGGGAAGGGCATactatatgtatgcatatgcaaATTGGGATTGTATGATTTGCAATTTCTCATAAAATgagtttgaaaaaataaaaataaaataaaataaaacaaaattgaaaaaataatcaaaataaataagcgagcgaataaaataaaaataaatgcatgACGAATAAAACGGGATGAATACATGCATAGGTAACCGCTAGTTATATCCACTACTTGCACAATCAtcattacaatttttataaatatatcataccACATATTAggtaataatttaaaaaaggaataagAAGAAAAGAAGGcagtaaaaaatttattttatgaataagTTTGGCTTAATGTATAATAACGAAgttcacaaaaaaaataagtatgcTTCACTGTGTGTGTAGCTAATTATagtttgtatttataaaacaaaaaaatataagtgaaaataatgaaaaataaaaaaatatgataaaagtAATAGGCgtagtataaaaaaacaaaacgaacgaataaataaaaagatgAACTTCAATTATTATGGAATACCACATGGATTAGTGTATAGGGCTTAAACCAAGCCTTCTAGGTATTTCCTACATGGCTAGTAAAAGCTCATGAACACATACATCACTATATTTTGTCATAATATGGATctgcatataatttaaatatataagggCAGATGCGTTGagttattaatatatttattggaTGATTATGTCATAACATATAGTCGACATTATTTCTTAGCGTATGCGGATTTGCCCTTAACGGGGCTGTATTAAATGTGACAAAATCTTTTTCCATAAATTCATCGACCAACATAAGGGATGCTGAATTTCCGCACCGATAACAATAATTGGGTGCACtaaaaatagtaacaaCCTTATCATTATGCATCCATTGAAAACCTTCTTGAACTAATTGATGAGCTCGACATATACAACTAAGATTATTcatatgtaaaaatgtattcgttttcttttcattaaataaaacaccGGCACCTCTAGGAGAGGGTTTCCATCCATCAATTACTTCATCCTCAGAGGAAGCAGGATCACTCCATAATAAATCACAGATAGCACCATCTTGTggtatttctttatatctatctagtttatttatatcttctATTGTTTGTAAATATGGTGATATACCACCATGGTCGCAAAAAATctgattatttattatggcGGTTAGTGGTAAATAATCAAATGCATCTGTTAAATATTTCCAAACACTtgaatcattattatattttcttatacATTCATCATAAAATCCATATACTTTTGTTATTTGTCTGCTTTCATGGTTACCCCTTAATATTGTAACTTTACTTGGGTGTTTAATTTTGAAGCAAGCTACTAAACAAAAACATTCACAGGAATAGTATCCTCTGTCTACATAGTCACCTAAAAAAAGGTAGCTTACATCGGGGGGAAGGCCTCCTGCATATGTAAAAAGGCAAAGGGGGGAAAGAAGTATGTACATGTTCATGTATccttaaaattgttatgcACTAAACTTGTACATATGTAGTATGCATACCTATATGGAACAACTCGAGGAGGTCGTAAAATTGACCATGGATGTCGCCGGCAACTGTGACGGGAACTGGAACCTGCACACAATTGGGCTcgttttttaatatatcaatcAAAAGAGTACACATTAATTTAACTTCTTCAACTGTTAGTAACTgacattttaataatttatttatccaTTCATCAACATTGTGTGTTGTTCTAGATACACGTTGAAcagaataattattttgaatgTCATCATTAGTTTGTTCATATTGAAAAAGAGAATTTTGAGTTATGTTTTTTGGCGgctttttttcataatcatttttatcataattaactatatctttattatattttatagaattatttttatttattttaattttttgattatattcattttcagAACTAACCTCTTCATCACTAAATTCTTTAACAGAcaaattttcatatgtCGTACTATTTTCATGATCTAATGTAAAACTTTGATAGTTATAAAAACTGTCTTCATTATCGTTtgatattttgtattttttttcagattGTTTATAgctatctttatttttttcatattcctCTGTTTGTTCAATTCCATTAttgttttccttttttttcgtctccatatatatattatctctttttatatttttattaaattccTTAAGATTTTCTTTTGAATTTATTGTATCACCAAATAGCATATTCCTACTCGATAATTCAAAGTcgttcattttattttattttttagcacatacatatatatctatatgaTGTGTAATAAATCTGAACAACATAAAACTTGTAGGTATAtggaattattttaaaaggtCACTTATAAATCAGCTAAATTacctgaaaaaaaaaaaaagtgtacataattttttgcatttttacCTGACcatgttcataaaaaaaaatgtatttataatatttttaaacttttCAAAGTGTGTGTTTATATAtggttaaataaaatggacTTACCATACTTTTGTAAAATTCGTGAAACTGTGCGTAATAAAATACTTGagttgttttattataaaagatataacaatatttttatatatggcATTTTcagcatattttttaatttttcgaAAATTGCGAAAACTGTGAAAATTCTCAGCGTACTGTGTTGTATGTAGCATTCATTAATTATTGCTAactaaatttaaattaataaaaaataagaaatatattacagAATATAAATGTCTCAATTATGTATATCCTTTATACGCATATGCTgcatatatagaaataacacattacaaatatacaataatatgTGCGGAAATTTACAATAgctaatatataaaatattaatttgtttcaAAATGGTGAGCATATAAAAgggtaaaaatatttatgtctTGTTAAGgtaatatacaaatatatattaacaaaaaaggTGAAGTAATAATTTGAGAAAGagagcaaaaaaaaaaaaaaaagtgggAAATAGTAAAGAGATAAAATAACAGAATAAAACctaaattaaatgaaaagtCAAAAAACTAtagacataaaaatatatatttgtatatataattaattaaaataataacaataaggatataaaaatataatacacaTTTTGGATTAGTCTTATGTATATTTGCTTGTGTAATTTACTatgaaaaaacatttaCATGTTATAGGTCATaatgtaaaattattatgtgcaaaaaaagtatagatatatatatattcgccaatataaatattgttcataaaaagtaaattaataaatttacacATCCTACaaattattctttttgttttttggTAGATTATTTACAAGAACATAATGTTAAAAGGTTTTGAATAAATAGCTAAAAATATAGGGGATGTGGAGAAATAAGAATAGAATAAAATTTGATGGGTAGGAGTgtgggaaaaaaaaaatatatatataactatatatgaaattttaagttcttaaaaaaatgacatatttaaattggtggaaaaaagatataaaaaacagaagaaaaaatatatattttttatatgcattacgtgttaaaattataaatgtgTTTGTGTACAAATTGATAATTGggcaaatatatttatacgtgcttatgtatataaatatttaaaaaattttgtgcATGTTTATGGATATATCTTTGtgtacatatgtatatcatatgtttgtatatttttttcccttttcatattttaaaaaaatattaacagcggaataaatatatgcatagaacttaaaacacaaaaatactgtgtaaaatataggttatattttttttttcataaaacaCAGTCCTGCATTTTTGCATAAAGTGAGAGTTCAGTGCAAATGTAGATTtgttatgaaaaaaaaaaacatacataaaatagattatttatagatatatataaacaagttttttaaaaagctactacattaaaaattttgtagaatttttatttttttaaattttcattgttTCCACTACTTTTATTGGGATGTCATAAACAAGTATTCTTAAATATTGGTATGATTGTTTACAAATTTGTACACGCaggtttttttatattttttttttcaacttgtattaaagaaaacaaataatCTATTGCTATGACATATGAATAgatcattttattatactaaacgttttttatag is from Plasmodium chabaudi chabaudi strain AS genome assembly, chromosome: 8 and encodes:
- a CDS encoding ribosomal RNA-processing protein 8, putative — translated: MTKEGTKKTDLSNINKKGDRISKKKIHKQKKKKKNDNKNKEQVRQFLKNKELIVNDSNKNNDYLKKNKNENESSSLGIHHQGKYYDDEIYGNIDLEKNKQKYKKKKKIEGTPEDIVNASLFRYINEYMYTNSSEIVKKKLNETKNIFNIYHSGYNKQKKKWPKNPVDIIIKYLKKNYTKNSKIADLGCGEAQIAQTFTDWSITSFDLIQYNKYVTVCNITQLPLENDSYDCFVLCLSLMNTDWPKIIYEAVRCLKKGATLIIADVVSRFTNYKGFLKFMHGVGFSLHNKINLDDFFHVLFFENEKKKDKLPFVVTDKMVSSTSKLLSPCIYKRR
- a CDS encoding proline--tRNA ligase, putative translates to MLFKIFVLVTIVNYILFIANCIKIEKIKKNFFISSAWKIGETKFARTKVDERGLTIDKIHNKTKRNDNENRSLNDRRNELNCFRNKSYEGNKYIFNRIFNDNVKQNGDKASELLFRANYIKEINGLYNMLPLGLRVINKIKDFINNYLEKINSHSVFLSILQPKRLWNISDRSKLYSEEFLYVYKQKQQKVDTDIGESVKKKFEDDGNILSPTCEESALTLINEIYNLNATEKHFPLLIHQYNYKFRNEKRLEKSLFKSKEFLMKDGYSFHTNEKCMNEIYEIYKECYNNIFNKLGLKYNIIKKRKKDKMNALESHEYQILCRDGKFKEGAHTFKLGDYYSKKLDIHFLNKRNEKKYIYMGSYGIGINRLLYFLIDNFYDDDGIKLPSPIAPFSVYLIQTNQKSKYSSEKVKKIVNKLKNEINEKGFSKIHDPPISDDQTVSPDSVHNDEEEKEDALYNTLNSNDMEYVLTIWLYTILKVNNIDTYYDNTDLHLSRKLKNCDLIGASNRVIINLKSDEKKKIKLPTDFYNYLDDNQNNKYNIFHNKLYQAFKNIRIEYKNRFSNETKNITIHDLLNHFNLV
- a CDS encoding protein phosphatase-beta, putative — protein: MNDFELSSRNMLFGDTINSKENLKEFNKNIKRDNIYMETKKKENNNGIEQTEEYEKNKDSYKQSEKKYKISNDNEDSFYNYQSFTLDHENSTTYENLSVKEFSDEEVSSENEYNQKIKINKNNSIKYNKDIVNYDKNDYEKKPPKNITQNSLFQYEQTNDDIQNNYSVQRVSRTTHNVDEWINKLLKCQLLTVEEVKLMCTLLIDILKNEPNCVQVPVPVTVAGDIHGQFYDLLELFHIGGLPPDVSYLFLGDYVDRGYYSCECFCLVACFKIKHPSKVTILRGNHESRQITKVYGFYDECIRKYNNDSSVWKYLTDAFDYLPLTAIINNQIFCDHGGISPYLQTIEDINKLDRYKEIPQDGAICDLLWSDPASSEDEVIDGWKPSPRGAGVLFNEKKTNTFLHMNNLSCICRAHQLVQEGFQWMHNDKVVTIFSAPNYCYRCGNSASLMLVDEFMEKDFVTFNTAPLRANPHTLRNNVDYML